A region of the Mangifera indica cultivar Alphonso chromosome 10, CATAS_Mindica_2.1, whole genome shotgun sequence genome:
TAATGCCCCTAGGAGATACATCCGGGtagtataaaaaatagattGCACAATTATGCTGCTTACATTGCTAATTAAGATGCCTAATCCCTACCTGAGCCTAGACTGATTGACATAGAAAAAGGTTTTCaaaaaaggtttttaaaataaaattttttcactaCTAGTATTTTTACATGCATTGCACAAAGTGTCATCATGATTTAGGATTCACAGGTGTATTCTAGATGAACaaaaatgtcatcaaagttCTATGATTGAAGGTGTTCCCTAGATAACTAAGTTAAGTTAAGAATTTCATGTCATCAAAGTTTAGAATCTGAAAATGTACTTAAATGACCAAGTTTAGGTGGAATAAGACCACGAGTACAAATAAGGATAAGTATCACGTAAGACTAAGTTCTCTTACTTATTGAGTCATTTGTcactcattttcttttatatttgaaagtaaCATGTAAGGTTGGTGATTGTGATGGAGCAAATCAGCGATAAGAAATTGCTAAGAGCAATATtgtcatttaattatttatgttttatgtttatgttatgaGTTGTTGAAAATTGGATTAtgcttttattacttacatatTATATGTTGTTTATATTTGGGCATTATGTAAGTAAGGATTTTTTTTGACATTTGCATTGTTAAGTGTTATACTTGAGGGcatttttggtaatttatgtGTGAAGTTTCATATATGTCAAATAAGCTTAAGTTTATCATATTGATTAAGTCAATTCTAGTTGTGTTTTTTTTAGAGGACAATACTTCTTAAAAAGGATATTAAATGTCTCAAGCTTAAACTGAAAACTTACTAGCTCGACTAATGCAAGTTAAAGCTTTATCTTAATGTTACCAAATTAAACTCAAGCCTAGcaccatttaattatatttgatgacACCCCAAGCTACAAAGGAATAACTCGAGCATGaagattattttttcataacCTCTTAATAAaaagctattttaattatttacctccacttcaaatatatattttttctttggtaCAAAAGGTCCTATAACCTTTTTAATATGACGAATCAAAGTGCAACAACTCAACAAGTCGATATTAACTATACGAATTATAACATTTAGTTAACTTTGGATATACACGTTAATAATTTCTAAACGATTGTgcttgataattatatatatgtatatacacacatacaaaCACTtgtatataattcaatattgtCTTTCTATCTTGTTGGCtttgcaattaaaaaaattgcccTTTCAATACTTTTATCCAtttattagttatttttgtATGCTTTACAACTTAAGGCCTTTTCTGAGAActtcttaaaaattttggtCCTCAAGTAAGCTACACCCCTCCAGCTAgctatttaaaatattggggtatTAAAACTTCTCAAAATTTCGGGGTGTTAAATGTTATTCCTTCCTTGTATATGTACGAGCAGTATTTTTTAGCCTTCATCTTCGGAAGCCCTCTGTGATTAAAACCCTAGACCCATGAAAGCGGGTGAATCTTCCTGCGAAAGCTTCGGCCTTTCTTTCAAATTACCGCTAAACCCGACAGACACATATAAAACTCCGCGGTAAGATACTGCATATTCAGTGTTATCCTGCTTAGTTTTtcctttattataattttttatgtatatttcatCACAGTAGTTATGACCCATTTGCAGAAACTCAAAACAGCATCTATTCTCAAATGGGTTTCTTTAAATTTAGTTGAAAACTTCATTTCTATATCAAAGAGTCCATTTTGGCCATCTGGGTCTGTTTACATTCGTCACAACCGTAGACTTTATGGAACAAAAAGAGGAGCTgagaatgaaaatattgaaaatacagTTAGAATTTCACCAGCTAGTAGTGATTGTAATGATGTTGTCAAACTATCTTCTGCTGCTTGGAAGGCAGCTCAAGCGGCATTGTTGGAATATTTGCACTTGACTAGGAATTTACAGTTCTTGGATGCTGAGAATATGAGCAAAAACTCACCGTATTTTGTTGAAAAGCTGTTAAAACGTGTGGTTAAGGAGTTGGATTTGAAGGAGATTTTTTCTCGGTTTTTGCGGTATCATCCTATTAATGAATTCGAGCCTTTCTTTGAGAGTATGGGATTGAAACCTAGTGAATATAGTCCTTTTCTTCCGCACAATTTGATGTTTTTGAGTGATGATGATTTATTGCTAGAGAACTATTATGTTTTGTGTAATTATGGCattgagagaaaaaagttagGAAAGATCTATAAGGAGGCCCGGGACatttttcaatatgattttgGAGTGCTGTCATCGAAGCTTCAAGCGTATGAGAAACTGCAGCTTAGCAAGAGTTTTATTGGTAAAGTTATTGTCTGTAGTCCTTATATCTTGATTGGGGATGTAAATATGGAGTTTCTTAAGGTGTTAGAGACATTGAAGAGTCTAGGAGTTAAATTCTGTTTGATTGAGGAGCTTTTGATCGAACAGAATTCATATAATTGGACTACAATGCTTAGGCTTTTAAGCCTATTTAGCAAGATGGATTTTAGTGAGAAGCAGTTAGGTACATTGATCCGGCAACATCCAGGACTGCTCTTAGAGGATTCAGGGGATGGAGCGCTTACTCTGATTGGGCTTCTGTTAAAATTTGGGTCTACTCTGGATGAAATTTGTTTGACATTTCTTCAGTTCCCACAAATTCCAGTGCGAAGATTTTTCACAAATTTGAAGGACTGCTTTCTGTTTTTTTTCGATATTGAAATGCAGGTGGATGAAATTGGTAAGATCTTCCGACATCATTTTTTGTTGCTGGGTACATGTACATTAAAGAGACCTAATAGCATTTTGCAGATGTTGAATGTTGGGAAAAAACGACTTTGTGAATACATCCAGGAGGATCCTAACAATCTGAAAAATCTAGTTAGGGGTTCAAAAGTTGAGCGATTACCTAGCTCACGAGAGAAAGAAAGAACTCTAAAGGTGAAGTTCCTGGAGGACGTTGGATTAATACAGAATCCGAATGAAGCGGAAAGAACAGTCAAGCTTTTTCGAGGCAGAGGAGAGGAGCTTCAGGAGAGATTTGATTGTATTGTGAAGGCTGGCTTAGATAGAGAGGATGTCATAGAAATGATTAGAGTGTCCCCTCAAATTATTAACCAGAAAAAGGATGTCATACAAGcaaaaattgattttcttgTGCATGATTTGGGTTATCCCATATCATCTTTACTGTCATTCCCATCATATCTAAACTATACAATGCAGAGGAACAAGCTTAGGTTATCAATGTATAGTTGGCTTACAAAACAAGGGAAGGCAAAACCTTTGTTGGCCTTGAGTACTCTAATTTCATGCTCAAATAACACATTTATGAAGCGGTATGTAAATCAGCATCCGGAAGGCCCTCAAGTTTGGCAGGAT
Encoded here:
- the LOC123227031 gene encoding transcription termination factor MTEF18, mitochondrial-like, with translation MTHLQKLKTASILKWVSLNLVENFISISKSPFWPSGSVYIRHNRRLYGTKRGAENENIENTVRISPASSDCNDVVKLSSAAWKAAQAALLEYLHLTRNLQFLDAENMSKNSPYFVEKLLKRVVKELDLKEIFSRFLRYHPINEFEPFFESMGLKPSEYSPFLPHNLMFLSDDDLLLENYYVLCNYGIERKKLGKIYKEARDIFQYDFGVLSSKLQAYEKLQLSKSFIGKVIVCSPYILIGDVNMEFLKVLETLKSLGVKFCLIEELLIEQNSYNWTTMLRLLSLFSKMDFSEKQLGTLIRQHPGLLLEDSGDGALTLIGLLLKFGSTLDEICLTFLQFPQIPVRRFFTNLKDCFLFFFDIEMQVDEIGKIFRHHFLLLGTCTLKRPNSILQMLNVGKKRLCEYIQEDPNNLKNLVRGSKVERLPSSREKERTLKVKFLEDVGLIQNPNEAERTVKLFRGRGEELQERFDCIVKAGLDREDVIEMIRVSPQIINQKKDVIQAKIDFLVHDLGYPISSLLSFPSYLNYTMQRNKLRLSMYSWLTKQGKAKPLLALSTLISCSNNTFMKRYVNQHPEGPQVWQDLKKQYFSEQ